The following are encoded in a window of Nitrospira sp. genomic DNA:
- a CDS encoding DUF4105 domain-containing protein, with protein sequence MQDDPGFFLAPQGKTEPQAELAATLTKFFVDDVVGRSKQPAQCAFVGRYHWLKERLQFDDVRLPPLPCERFRKWFDEFNAEAISLIFPTGFMNNPSSMFGHTFLRVDGKDQTPQTRILAYTINYAAQLPPDAGIEYAFKGVVGSYQGYFSTIPYYLKVQEYRDIDNRDIWEYRLKLTEQQVTRLLMHTWELGNAYFDYYFFGENCAYHILSLIEAAEPSAHLLDAFPAYTIPVDTVRLLREAGLVGEVISRPSRSTLVRRKRTSMTDDEQGWLDRLIRNPEGLKEDGFRALHIERQAFVLETASDYLLQHSAGAGEDGAPYREKNRTILRARSELKVTPSAVLIEPYVKQPDLGHRTSRLGLGAGWRNQRAFEEVSFRGAYHDLLDPETGYTPDAQIELVSVGIRHYHDQSQARVERFGLVNITSLAPIHALSSVPSWKVNVGMNTIRHNGCQLCSNGVASGGIGAAVESSLFKREVYFAFAEAEANYSRAYEERHRIGGGGTVGMLTDLTDRWKLMLSGSYLRYALGDKSEDIRWFAGSRYTLSQNWALRVEYNHRDRDNDVLVSVQAFF encoded by the coding sequence CCGCAGGCCGAGCTTGCCGCCACGCTGACCAAGTTTTTTGTCGACGATGTCGTCGGTCGCTCGAAGCAGCCTGCGCAATGTGCTTTCGTCGGCCGGTATCACTGGTTGAAGGAGCGGCTTCAGTTTGACGATGTGCGATTGCCCCCTCTGCCTTGTGAGCGGTTCAGAAAGTGGTTCGATGAGTTCAACGCCGAGGCGATCAGTCTCATCTTCCCGACGGGGTTCATGAACAATCCCTCGTCCATGTTCGGCCATACGTTCCTACGAGTCGACGGCAAGGACCAGACGCCGCAAACGAGAATTCTGGCCTACACCATCAACTACGCGGCACAACTTCCCCCCGATGCTGGCATCGAGTATGCGTTCAAGGGCGTGGTCGGCTCCTATCAAGGCTACTTCTCGACGATCCCGTATTACCTCAAGGTGCAGGAGTATCGGGATATCGACAATCGAGATATCTGGGAATACCGATTGAAGCTGACCGAGCAACAGGTGACTCGCCTCTTGATGCACACCTGGGAGTTAGGGAATGCTTATTTTGACTATTACTTTTTTGGTGAAAACTGCGCCTACCACATTCTCTCCTTGATAGAGGCGGCTGAACCATCCGCCCATCTGCTGGATGCCTTTCCTGCCTATACGATTCCAGTCGACACGGTTCGGCTCCTGCGAGAAGCGGGGCTTGTTGGAGAGGTGATTTCCCGACCATCCCGCAGTACCCTCGTGCGTCGAAAGCGCACGTCGATGACCGATGATGAGCAAGGGTGGCTCGATCGCTTGATCAGGAACCCTGAAGGGTTGAAGGAGGATGGATTTCGAGCGCTTCACATTGAGAGGCAAGCCTTCGTCTTGGAGACGGCCTCGGATTATCTACTCCAGCACAGTGCCGGAGCAGGGGAGGACGGGGCTCCGTATCGAGAGAAAAACAGGACCATTCTGAGAGCCAGAAGTGAACTCAAAGTCACCCCATCGGCGGTACTGATTGAGCCTTATGTGAAACAACCTGACCTTGGTCACAGGACCAGCCGGCTTGGCCTCGGGGCCGGATGGAGAAACCAGCGAGCATTTGAGGAAGTGAGCTTCCGTGGCGCGTACCACGATCTGCTCGATCCGGAAACTGGGTACACTCCGGATGCGCAGATCGAGCTGGTGTCTGTCGGGATTCGCCATTATCACGATCAGTCACAGGCGCGTGTCGAACGGTTTGGTTTGGTCAACATTACGTCTCTTGCGCCGATCCATGCGCTTTCATCTGTTCCCTCTTGGAAGGTCAATGTCGGCATGAACACGATCCGGCACAACGGCTGCCAGCTCTGCAGCAACGGCGTGGCGAGCGGTGGGATTGGGGCTGCCGTGGAATCCAGTCTGTTCAAACGAGAAGTGTATTTTGCGTTTGCCGAGGCCGAAGCCAACTACAGCCGCGCCTATGAAGAGCGTCACCGTATCGGCGGAGGCGGCACGGTGGGGATGTTGACCGATCTGACGGACCGCTGGAAGCTGATGCTCTCCGGGTCATATCTTCGTTATGCACTGGGCGACAAGTCCGAGGATATCCGCTGGTTTGCCGGGTCCCGCTATACCTTGTCGCAGAACTGGGCGTTGCGGGTGGAATATAATCACCGTGACCGTGATAACGACGTCCTGGTGAGCGTTCAGGCATTCTTTTAG
- a CDS encoding TRL domain-containing protein, with protein MKHAYHVLSLGLIVAAGLSLTGCQIVATPAAGWIFTDVKYGDVATTATAATKEGKACATSILGWVATGDASVAAAKAAGGISTVASVDHTAHQILGIVGDYCTIVKGS; from the coding sequence ATGAAGCATGCGTATCACGTGTTGTCCCTTGGATTGATTGTTGCGGCTGGTCTGAGCTTGACTGGTTGTCAGATCGTTGCGACTCCGGCGGCGGGCTGGATCTTCACCGATGTGAAGTACGGTGATGTGGCGACGACGGCGACTGCGGCAACGAAAGAGGGCAAGGCCTGCGCGACCTCAATCCTCGGATGGGTTGCGACCGGTGATGCGAGCGTCGCGGCGGCGAAAGCAGCCGGCGGCATCTCCACGGTGGCCTCGGTCGATCACACGGCCCACCAGATCCTCGGCATTGTTGGTGACTATTGCACGATCGTCAAGGGTAGCTGA
- a CDS encoding outer membrane beta-barrel protein, whose product MVFTRVGLVSAAETGDVALSLYTLGAFPSNQGLFAQGSNPSDTRITNGAGAGIKVAVFPRNLGKSIGIELESSGHGNEITFSSPIRAGSLASTNLWVFNSMVNLILRYPGKTVVPYIGLGGGLSNGVLTHANIPGRSDPDLEGSWTFGSQFFGGVQGNLSEQVFLFSEYKYFSATYHWKQLALDFRSQYAVFGIGLRF is encoded by the coding sequence ATGGTATTCACGCGAGTCGGCCTGGTTTCAGCCGCTGAGACCGGGGACGTTGCCCTTAGCCTGTACACTCTGGGTGCATTTCCTTCAAATCAGGGCCTCTTTGCCCAAGGGAGCAACCCATCTGACACCAGAATTACCAACGGGGCTGGAGCCGGCATCAAGGTCGCGGTGTTTCCACGCAATTTGGGCAAGAGCATCGGGATCGAACTGGAGTCCTCCGGTCACGGGAACGAGATCACCTTTTCTTCCCCGATACGCGCGGGATCCTTAGCCAGTACGAACCTCTGGGTCTTTAATTCGATGGTGAATCTGATTCTTCGCTACCCCGGGAAGACGGTAGTGCCCTACATTGGCCTCGGGGGCGGTCTTTCGAACGGAGTACTTACCCATGCCAACATACCGGGTCGGTCGGACCCGGATCTTGAAGGTTCCTGGACATTCGGCTCTCAATTTTTCGGCGGGGTGCAAGGCAATCTGAGTGAGCAGGTGTTTCTGTTCAGCGAGTACAAATACTTCTCGGCCACCTATCATTGGAAGCAACTCGCGCTGGACTTTCGCTCTCAGTATGCCGTGTTTGGCATCGGGCTGCGCTTCTAA
- a CDS encoding class I SAM-dependent methyltransferase: protein MSYSTDPAGDRSEAQVPMVPVAPHPPLRRYYAEGDERQVFLNELFDRTAYQYRNIDKATGFGSGMWYRAKALREAGLKPGMQVLDVACGPGLVSQCAREIVGLSGSVVGLDPSIGMLREAQKGPCQNFVRGIGEQLPFPDRTFDFLSMGYALRHVSDLKTAFSEYRRVLKPGGIVLLLDICRPRSPLFLSLSRFYIKTVMGMVFAASTGNRDMKTLMEYWWDTTEYCVPSETILEALKEIGFADCSLHELFNGLLRDYRAVKVEKPT from the coding sequence GTGAGTTATTCCACAGATCCAGCCGGCGACCGCTCCGAGGCCCAGGTCCCGATGGTGCCGGTGGCACCGCATCCTCCGTTGCGCCGCTATTATGCCGAAGGCGACGAACGGCAAGTGTTCTTGAACGAGCTGTTCGATCGCACGGCCTACCAGTACCGCAATATCGATAAAGCGACCGGATTCGGATCCGGCATGTGGTATCGGGCCAAGGCGTTGCGTGAAGCCGGACTCAAGCCCGGTATGCAGGTGCTGGATGTCGCCTGCGGGCCGGGGTTGGTCTCGCAATGCGCGCGCGAAATCGTCGGCCTGTCCGGTTCGGTCGTCGGGCTCGATCCCAGCATCGGCATGTTGCGGGAAGCGCAGAAGGGGCCTTGTCAGAATTTTGTACGGGGCATCGGCGAGCAGTTGCCGTTTCCCGATCGGACGTTCGACTTTCTGAGCATGGGATACGCCCTCCGCCACGTTTCCGATCTCAAGACCGCGTTTTCAGAATATCGCCGGGTCTTGAAGCCTGGAGGGATCGTGCTGCTCCTGGACATCTGTCGCCCGCGGTCGCCCCTTTTCCTGTCGCTGTCGCGGTTCTATATTAAGACGGTGATGGGGATGGTGTTTGCTGCGTCGACCGGCAATCGTGATATGAAAACACTGATGGAATACTGGTGGGACACCACGGAGTATTGTGTGCCGTCGGAGACGATTCTGGAGGCATTGAAAGAAATCGGGTTTGCCGATTGCTCGTTGCATGAACTCTTCAACGGACTCCTGCGGGACTACCGGGCGGTGAAAGTCGAGAAGCCCACATGA
- a CDS encoding phosphopantetheine-binding protein, translated as MTDSFASPLERDLAGLIVQTLKLKVDPATIDPTQALFGDGLGLDSIDALELSLAISQTYGYQLKSSDPEIKAIFSSLRALAGAIEKNRTK; from the coding sequence ATGACAGATTCATTCGCCTCGCCTTTGGAGCGGGACCTGGCTGGCTTGATCGTTCAGACGCTCAAGTTGAAGGTCGATCCCGCCACGATTGATCCGACGCAGGCGCTGTTCGGGGACGGACTCGGGCTCGACTCCATCGATGCCTTGGAACTCTCGCTCGCCATTTCCCAAACATACGGCTATCAACTCAAATCGAGCGATCCGGAGATCAAAGCGATCTTTTCCTCCCTGCGGGCGCTGGCCGGCGCGATCGAGAAAAACCGTACGAAGTGA
- a CDS encoding AMP-binding protein: MHDAPLIGPYNPEDVLAWEGDGPRTARQFLSDVTRLADSLPDRPAVLNLLSSRYEFLVGFAAAMLRGQVTLLPQSRASQTLRRIAGDYRESYCLTNQDEPVEGIESVVLQRHGSLAGWPKRIPHIPLNQVAAIAFTSGSTGQPMPNQKTWGALTAVAQATGARLGLKVGEPASVVATVPHQHMFGLEASVMLPIMQGLVMHAGRPLFPADIRDALAGVAGTRILVTTPLHLRACVTEGLRMPPLGLILSATAPLSRSLAQEAERHFHTHVHEIFGFAEAGSVAERRTIEGDRWRPLDGVRLAQDQAVWTVQADYLPVPVRVPDRITVDAEGQFVVHGREADQINIAGHRVSLGDLNQKLLEIEGVQDGVFFLPEEGADLVTRLIACVVAPGKTVEEIQQALRRQIDPVFLPRPLLLVPQLPRNGTGKLPREALLLFAKQYARGLPHEA; this comes from the coding sequence ATGCACGACGCTCCACTGATTGGCCCCTACAATCCGGAAGACGTGTTGGCGTGGGAGGGCGATGGCCCACGCACCGCCCGGCAGTTCTTATCCGATGTCACCCGCCTTGCCGATTCTCTGCCTGATCGTCCGGCGGTCTTGAATCTCTTGTCCAGCCGGTATGAGTTTCTGGTCGGCTTCGCGGCGGCGATGCTGCGGGGGCAGGTGACGTTGCTGCCCCAGAGCCGGGCGTCTCAGACATTGCGCCGGATCGCCGGCGACTATCGTGAGAGTTATTGTCTGACCAATCAGGATGAACCGGTCGAGGGGATTGAGTCCGTGGTCCTGCAGCGGCACGGAAGCCTCGCCGGATGGCCGAAGCGGATCCCGCATATCCCGCTCAATCAAGTCGCGGCCATCGCGTTTACCTCAGGCAGCACCGGCCAACCGATGCCGAACCAAAAAACCTGGGGGGCCTTGACGGCGGTCGCCCAGGCGACGGGAGCCAGGCTTGGCCTAAAGGTCGGCGAGCCAGCATCGGTGGTGGCGACCGTGCCGCATCAGCATATGTTCGGGCTGGAAGCTTCGGTGATGTTGCCAATCATGCAGGGGTTGGTCATGCATGCGGGGCGACCGCTCTTTCCTGCCGACATTCGTGACGCCTTGGCCGGGGTGGCGGGGACGCGCATTCTCGTGACGACGCCGTTGCATCTCCGTGCCTGTGTGACCGAAGGCCTGCGCATGCCGCCTCTTGGATTGATCCTCTCTGCAACCGCGCCGTTGTCCCGAAGTCTGGCGCAAGAAGCCGAACGGCATTTTCACACCCACGTGCATGAAATATTCGGTTTTGCCGAGGCGGGCAGCGTGGCGGAACGGCGAACGATCGAGGGTGATCGCTGGCGACCGTTGGACGGGGTGCGCCTCGCACAGGACCAGGCGGTGTGGACAGTGCAGGCCGACTATCTGCCGGTTCCGGTCCGGGTGCCGGACCGCATCACCGTCGATGCGGAAGGGCAGTTCGTGGTGCATGGCCGGGAAGCCGATCAGATCAATATCGCCGGCCATCGCGTCTCGCTCGGCGATCTGAACCAGAAACTGCTGGAGATCGAGGGAGTGCAAGACGGAGTCTTTTTCCTGCCCGAAGAGGGGGCCGATCTGGTGACCAGACTGATCGCCTGTGTGGTGGCACCGGGGAAAACCGTAGAAGAGATTCAGCAGGCGTTGCGCCGGCAGATCGATCCCGTGTTTCTTCCCCGTCCGCTCCTGCTCGTGCCGCAACTGCCCCGCAACGGGACGGGCAAATTGCCGCGCGAGGCCTTGTTGCTGTTCGCCAAGCAATATGCGAGAGGGTTGCCGCATGAAGCATGA
- a CDS encoding LolA-related protein, with translation MIFGRPLRKAITGISFLLLLGSGALAAVDVPTAPWTIDGLVALLKEQREPSMRFEEATYSSLLTEPLKVRGLLRFTPPATMEKAITEPFRERYVIDGDRVLFESERKGIKRSISLEDYPALRSFVDAFRASFTGDAARLQKVYDVTLEGTRRQWTFLLRPREAGGQSMVDYILFTGSEGRVATIAIRLPDGDRSVMTVLRESTR, from the coding sequence ATGATTTTTGGCAGGCCTCTTCGTAAAGCCATCACCGGTATCTCTTTCTTGCTCCTGCTCGGCAGCGGGGCTCTGGCGGCGGTCGATGTCCCCACTGCGCCGTGGACGATCGACGGGCTGGTGGCGCTCCTCAAGGAGCAGCGCGAGCCCTCCATGCGGTTTGAAGAAGCGACCTACTCGTCATTGTTGACCGAACCGTTGAAGGTACGGGGCCTGTTGCGGTTCACTCCGCCGGCGACGATGGAGAAAGCCATTACCGAGCCGTTTCGCGAGCGGTACGTGATTGACGGAGACCGGGTGTTGTTTGAGAGCGAACGGAAAGGGATCAAGCGGTCGATCTCGCTCGAAGACTATCCCGCGCTCCGCAGCTTTGTCGACGCCTTCCGCGCGAGTTTTACCGGCGACGCGGCTCGGCTGCAGAAAGTGTATGACGTCACGCTGGAGGGCACCCGCCGCCAATGGACGTTCTTGCTGCGCCCTCGCGAGGCGGGCGGCCAGTCGATGGTGGATTACATCCTCTTCACCGGATCGGAGGGCCGGGTGGCGACGATTGCCATTCGTTTGCCGGACGGAGATCGATCGGTCATGACCGTGCTGCGGGAATCCACACGATGA
- a CDS encoding MMPL family transporter, protein MSRRFGVMGLWTLAMVCGLWLAATQVSVHSELADLLPEGTTATQRLLLTQVRTGVAGRLMLLAIEGGDPDDLAQASQEFGTRLRATGHFNIIGNGAQALSKQDQELLFRSRYLLSRQVTPEAFSVESLRQSLEQRLDDLRSPLASMIKETIPGDPTGAFLGILKDWAGQEGPAKHRGVWMSEDHTKALLVAETRATGFDADAQATIQQDIRKTFEALPGRSASLRVVMSGPGVFAVEIKQTIEAEIWWLSTAASTLVVLFLYASYRSVTLVLLSVIPLSTGIVAGVLAVNSWFGFIHGITLGFGITLLGIVDDYPIHLFSHLNVRGSAPAVIRAIWPTMRLGVLTTVIGFSSLLLSGFPALAQLGLFAVVGLVTAALVTRYVLSVCVPPAFIPRDVPQKIVPAVAQLTRAKWLVPGAVVLATFMLLWSDTPLWQTDLASLSPVSDARKRLDEQLRQDLGAPDVRDLLVIEGPTAEDVLQRGEAVISQLEQLRTGEMVAGYDLVSSYLPSRRSQQARQQVLPERSVLEHNLQTALSGLPFAPGLFTPFLDAIDAARTQPMIDRDTFKSTAVGMKLGSLLIEQQGQWSAVVPLRGVADRARLAEIVAGWHAPGVAYVDLKEESNLLMTAYRDRTLAIVAWGLLVIAVVLAVGLKSISVLRPVLLPMMSALVVVVALVNAAGESLSLFHVATFLLVIGLGLDYALFLNRPEGTGEERARTLYGLLVCSATTILVFGVLACSAIPVLHAIGLTAAIGSFCCLLFAGMMADEGAHAEA, encoded by the coding sequence ATGAGCCGGCGGTTCGGTGTGATGGGGCTCTGGACTCTGGCGATGGTCTGCGGACTGTGGCTGGCGGCGACGCAGGTGTCCGTGCATAGCGAGCTGGCCGACCTGTTGCCGGAAGGCACGACGGCGACCCAACGGTTGCTCCTCACGCAAGTGCGAACCGGCGTGGCAGGCCGGCTGATGCTTCTGGCCATCGAAGGTGGAGATCCGGATGATCTGGCTCAGGCCAGTCAAGAGTTCGGTACGCGACTTCGTGCGACCGGGCATTTCAACATCATCGGGAATGGCGCTCAGGCTCTGTCGAAACAGGATCAGGAGCTGCTGTTCCGGTCTCGCTATCTGTTGAGTCGGCAGGTGACTCCGGAGGCATTCTCGGTGGAATCCTTGCGTCAATCGCTGGAACAACGGCTTGACGACCTCCGTTCCCCCCTGGCATCCATGATTAAAGAGACGATTCCAGGAGATCCGACGGGAGCTTTTCTGGGGATCCTCAAAGACTGGGCGGGGCAGGAGGGGCCGGCGAAACATCGCGGTGTCTGGATGTCGGAGGATCATACGAAGGCCTTGCTGGTCGCGGAAACGAGAGCGACAGGGTTTGACGCTGATGCGCAGGCGACGATTCAGCAGGACATCCGCAAGACGTTCGAGGCGTTGCCGGGCCGTTCTGCGTCGCTTCGTGTGGTGATGAGCGGTCCCGGTGTGTTTGCCGTGGAGATCAAGCAGACCATCGAAGCGGAGATCTGGTGGCTCTCAACCGCTGCGTCTACACTCGTCGTGCTCTTTCTCTATGCGAGCTATCGGTCGGTGACGTTGGTCCTGCTGAGCGTGATCCCGCTGTCGACCGGCATTGTCGCGGGCGTGTTGGCCGTCAATAGTTGGTTCGGCTTTATTCACGGTATCACGCTCGGTTTTGGCATCACCCTGCTGGGGATCGTCGACGATTACCCCATCCACTTATTCAGCCATTTAAATGTGCGAGGCTCCGCGCCGGCTGTGATCCGGGCGATCTGGCCGACGATGCGCCTGGGTGTACTTACCACGGTGATCGGGTTTTCCTCCCTGCTCCTGTCCGGATTTCCTGCCTTGGCGCAGTTGGGCCTCTTTGCGGTGGTGGGACTCGTCACGGCGGCGCTGGTGACCCGGTATGTGCTATCGGTCTGTGTCCCGCCGGCGTTTATTCCACGGGATGTGCCGCAAAAGATCGTTCCGGCGGTGGCACAGCTCACCCGGGCCAAGTGGCTGGTGCCGGGGGCGGTCGTTCTTGCGACATTCATGCTGTTATGGTCTGATACACCTCTGTGGCAAACGGATCTTGCGAGTCTGAGTCCGGTGTCGGACGCCAGGAAGCGGCTGGATGAGCAGCTCCGTCAGGACCTGGGCGCGCCGGATGTCCGGGATTTGCTCGTCATCGAAGGACCGACGGCTGAAGATGTGCTCCAACGCGGGGAAGCCGTGATATCTCAATTGGAACAACTGCGAACCGGCGAGATGGTGGCGGGCTACGACCTGGTTTCCTCATATCTGCCGAGCCGCCGCAGTCAGCAGGCCAGGCAGCAGGTTCTTCCTGAGCGGAGCGTGCTGGAACATAACCTCCAGACCGCGCTATCGGGGCTGCCGTTCGCACCCGGACTCTTTACTCCGTTTCTTGACGCGATCGATGCTGCGCGGACACAACCGATGATCGACCGCGACACATTCAAAAGTACCGCCGTGGGAATGAAGCTGGGGTCATTGTTGATTGAGCAACAGGGCCAATGGTCTGCCGTGGTGCCGCTACGGGGAGTGGCAGACAGGGCGCGCCTCGCCGAAATCGTGGCAGGCTGGCACGCTCCTGGAGTGGCCTACGTGGATCTCAAGGAGGAGTCCAACCTGTTGATGACGGCCTATCGCGATCGAACCCTTGCGATCGTGGCCTGGGGGCTGCTGGTGATTGCCGTCGTGCTGGCGGTCGGGCTGAAGTCGATCAGCGTGCTGCGGCCGGTCCTGTTACCCATGATGAGCGCACTGGTTGTGGTCGTCGCCCTCGTGAACGCGGCGGGCGAATCGCTCTCGCTTTTTCACGTCGCGACGTTTCTGCTCGTCATCGGGCTCGGCCTCGACTACGCGCTGTTTCTCAACCGGCCGGAGGGCACGGGCGAGGAGCGCGCACGCACCCTGTATGGTTTACTGGTTTGCAGCGCCACGACGATTCTCGTGTTCGGTGTGCTGGCCTGTTCGGCGATTCCGGTGCTGCACGCGATCGGCCTGACCGCTGCGATCGGATCGTTCTGCTGCCTGCTGTTTGCCGGGATGATGGCGGATGAGGGGGCTCATGCCGAGGCCTAA
- a CDS encoding beta-ketoacyl-[acyl-carrier-protein] synthase family protein: MPKRPMTPLTLSAYTLVTANGRGVGAVSQALRGRRSGLTPCDFEDVLLKTYIGRVAGLEEFSLGHDLEPFDCRNNRLAWLGLQQDGFMVAVAEAKQRYGADRIAVVMGTSTSGILETEHAYRNRDPLTGSLPPWYTSRYRYTHNMFSLGHFVRACVGLQGPAMVISTACSSSAKVFATAARFLQAGLCDAAIVGGVDSLCHTTLYGFSALQLLSTSPCRPCDEDRDGLSLGEAAGYVLLESSERVGRKGAIALLGYGESSDGYHMSHPHPEGAGAIRAIRQSLDRAGLQPPNIDYINLHGTATRANDSVEDKAVYSIFGDGPACSSTKGWTGHTLGAAGVTEAVIATLCLKQGFIPGTLNCERVDPTLRSRILRENEDRPIRRVVSNIFGFGGNNCSLVLGAL; encoded by the coding sequence ATGCCTAAACGACCGATGACACCGTTGACGCTCTCGGCCTACACGCTCGTGACGGCGAATGGGCGCGGAGTGGGCGCCGTGTCTCAGGCCTTGCGCGGGCGCCGTTCGGGGCTGACGCCGTGCGATTTCGAAGATGTGCTGCTCAAGACCTACATCGGGCGAGTCGCGGGGCTTGAAGAGTTTTCGCTCGGCCATGACTTAGAGCCCTTCGATTGCCGGAACAATCGACTAGCCTGGTTGGGGCTCCAGCAGGACGGATTTATGGTCGCGGTGGCAGAAGCGAAACAGCGGTATGGTGCCGATCGGATCGCCGTGGTGATGGGCACCAGCACCTCGGGTATTCTGGAAACCGAGCATGCGTACCGGAATCGCGATCCACTGACCGGTTCGTTGCCGCCCTGGTACACCTCACGCTATCGCTATACGCACAACATGTTTTCGTTGGGTCATTTCGTGCGGGCCTGCGTGGGTCTGCAGGGGCCGGCCATGGTCATCTCGACGGCCTGTTCGTCGAGCGCCAAAGTGTTTGCGACGGCTGCGCGCTTTTTGCAGGCCGGTCTCTGCGATGCGGCCATTGTCGGAGGCGTGGATAGTCTGTGCCACACGACATTGTACGGTTTTTCCGCTCTGCAACTGCTCTCGACGAGCCCCTGCCGGCCCTGCGACGAAGATCGCGACGGGCTCTCGCTGGGCGAAGCGGCGGGGTATGTGCTCCTCGAATCGAGCGAGCGGGTGGGCCGGAAGGGAGCCATCGCATTGCTGGGGTACGGCGAAAGCTCCGACGGGTATCACATGTCGCATCCTCATCCGGAAGGCGCCGGTGCGATTCGCGCCATTCGCCAGTCGCTGGATCGGGCCGGCCTGCAGCCGCCAAACATCGACTATATCAACCTGCATGGAACGGCGACTCGAGCCAACGATTCGGTCGAGGACAAAGCGGTGTACTCCATTTTTGGTGATGGGCCGGCCTGCAGTTCGACGAAAGGCTGGACCGGACACACGTTAGGGGCGGCAGGAGTCACGGAGGCCGTCATCGCGACTCTGTGTCTGAAGCAGGGATTCATCCCCGGCACGCTCAATTGCGAACGGGTCGATCCGACGTTGCGCAGCCGCATTCTCCGTGAGAACGAGGACCGGCCGATCAGGCGTGTGGTGAGCAATATTTTCGGATTCGGCGGCAATAACTGCAGTCTCGTGTTGGGAGCGCTGTGA
- a CDS encoding beta-ketoacyl synthase chain length factor, translating to MQVGILGVGLLAAGLDGWVTGREVLAGKRPFDPRTLPDPDASLLPANERRRSSDCVRWAVQVAQEAMAQSGLDPQEVATVFASSGGEMEVLDKLCRALATTERVVSPTLFHQSVHNTAAGYWGIATSCQQSSTALSCYDDSCAAGLLEAVTYACVEECPVLFVVYDLPAPAPLSGARPIASAFAAALVLTPSVSQALAIADVTLTAAAGRDVSHAFSQEFERLRLDNPAARLLPVLQALAMERRATINLNLLDDQRLIVEVKSCRH from the coding sequence ATGCAGGTTGGAATTCTCGGCGTAGGACTGCTTGCGGCAGGCCTCGATGGCTGGGTGACCGGGCGCGAGGTGTTGGCCGGTAAGCGGCCGTTTGATCCGCGTACGTTGCCGGACCCGGATGCCTCGCTGCTGCCTGCGAACGAGCGGCGGCGGAGCAGCGATTGTGTTCGGTGGGCCGTGCAGGTGGCGCAGGAAGCTATGGCTCAATCCGGGCTCGATCCTCAGGAGGTTGCGACCGTCTTTGCGTCTTCCGGCGGAGAGATGGAGGTGCTGGATAAGCTATGCCGGGCGCTGGCAACCACCGAGCGGGTGGTCTCGCCGACGCTGTTTCATCAGTCCGTGCACAATACGGCGGCGGGCTATTGGGGCATTGCGACGAGTTGCCAGCAGTCCTCGACGGCCTTGTCCTGTTATGACGACTCCTGCGCGGCCGGGCTGTTGGAGGCCGTTACTTATGCCTGCGTCGAAGAGTGCCCCGTTCTCTTTGTCGTCTACGATCTGCCGGCTCCGGCACCGCTCAGCGGCGCCCGGCCGATCGCCTCAGCCTTTGCTGCGGCCCTGGTGCTCACGCCTTCAGTGAGTCAGGCACTCGCGATCGCCGATGTGACGTTGACGGCCGCCGCCGGTCGTGACGTGAGCCACGCGTTCAGTCAGGAATTCGAACGGCTCAGGCTCGATAATCCGGCTGCCCGGTTGTTGCCGGTGCTGCAGGCGCTCGCCATGGAGCGCCGCGCCACGATCAATCTGAACCTGTTGGACGATCAACGGCTGATCGTAGAGGTTAAGTCCTGCCGCCACTGA
- the fabG gene encoding 3-oxoacyl-ACP reductase FabG, producing the protein MMAQKRALVTGGSGDIGAAICERLAADGYAVIVHAYRHSGSAKQVAEKITAGGGAATVATFDIVDGAATGQALQVLLADGPIQVIVNNAGIHDDAPMAGMTEAQWRKVVDLSLNGFFHVTQPLLLPMVGTRWGRIVSISSLAGVTGNRGQTNYAAAKAGLHGASKSLAIELASRGITVNVVAPGLIESSATRQSFKPEQVDAMVPMKRVGTPEEVAALVSFLASEQAGYITGQIIGINGGMA; encoded by the coding sequence ATGATGGCACAGAAGCGCGCATTGGTCACGGGAGGCAGCGGCGACATCGGTGCCGCGATCTGCGAGAGGCTCGCCGCGGACGGTTATGCGGTCATCGTGCATGCGTATCGGCACAGCGGATCGGCGAAGCAGGTGGCAGAGAAGATCACGGCCGGAGGAGGGGCGGCGACGGTGGCGACCTTCGACATTGTCGATGGTGCCGCCACAGGACAGGCGCTGCAGGTCCTGCTTGCCGACGGGCCGATCCAGGTGATCGTCAATAACGCAGGCATTCATGACGATGCTCCGATGGCCGGGATGACGGAAGCGCAGTGGAGGAAGGTTGTCGATCTGTCGTTGAACGGATTCTTCCACGTCACTCAACCGTTGTTGCTGCCGATGGTCGGCACCCGTTGGGGTCGGATCGTCTCGATCTCGTCACTGGCCGGAGTAACCGGGAATCGCGGACAGACGAATTATGCGGCGGCCAAGGCCGGTCTCCACGGAGCCAGCAAGTCGCTGGCGATCGAACTCGCGTCGCGCGGCATCACGGTCAATGTTGTCGCGCCCGGCTTGATCGAGTCGTCGGCGACGCGACAGTCATTCAAGCCAGAGCAGGTCGATGCGATGGTGCCGATGAAGCGAGTGGGGACGCCGGAAGAAGTCGCGGCGCTCGTCTCGTTCCTGGCGTCCGAACAGGCGGGGTATATCACCGGCCAGATCATTGGCATCAACGGAGGCATGGCGTGA